The sequence CAGCGATACGTCTGGTACTGAATCTGATACCGGTTATCAGTTTGATGTTTTAAGtatgttaattaataaaaaaaaaaaaatctatatatttatatatctatataacgGAAAAGTATGAGGCGGTGATGTGACGCTTTAAAATTAGCTTAAATACATCTATCTATTTTCTCCTTATTTCTCtcattttctaatattttcttacagcataaattaataaatcaatctttaaatttttctaattctaataaattttttataaaatataaataaaatacttaaatatctaattatttaaaaataaaaattaaaacgtaCATTAaactatatctttatatattaaaagtgcctatctaacggcatttcttggtttaacagaatatactttaaaaataaaagaatattctgttaaatttaacgataggTTTAATcttccgttaacaaataaacccaataattaatccaaaaaattaaacaatcttttttttaaattaaaaaaaatcgtatatctccaaattttgatatttttttgatatttatgcGATTTTTTTTGGTGGATTActctttttaaaataaatatatttatataaatttaaatttaaactctatatataaaataatactttttttttttctagaaacataaagctatagactaatttcattaacaattatcaatataaaatttaaactctatattaaaaaatacttttttttctagaaacataaagctacagactaattttattaacaatcatcaatataaatattcaaataaatcagaacaaataaatattcaagtatttcaataaattcataaacaaataaatcagaacaattcaaaatctcaaatcaagaaaattaaaagtttagatttataatctttacaaatatgaaaaacttaaatagatCTATTACCATTGTTGTTGTCGTTGCTTAGTTACtgaatttttaaacaaaaactactaaaacttatataaaactaaaatttacGTGGCTCGACACGTAAGTCTCATCtagtatattgatatatatatatatatatatctctaaTTTACCattaaatcatatatatatttatggtgTACACTTCATtgctatttatttttcattccttCCTCATTCAACTCTTCCCATATCcattcaaaataatatatatagaaggtaatattattattattcattttgtttttcttttattttttgttttggggtGTCATCATTCATCCATAATGTTTATTGTTGCAGCAAAATAAGTTTGAATATTTTCCCATATTCCTTCGTTTCATATACTATGttataaataaattcataatttGAATGAATCAGCTTCATTGCCAAAAATTTTATGTACATGTGACGATTATATTGGGagatttatcatttaattttcaTTAACTAATTGATTTATTcaatataattttgtttattattagtctattttaatatttattacatCCGAAATTAGTGTTGTATGGTTGtgatttttttacatatttctCTGTTTATTATATAGTAAATTTTCTTAGATTTTTGTGAAttctttattttctcttttatttctttattcatatatttttgttgactattttatgtttttttagccGAACATTCATGGCCATCATTGCCGGAGTTGTTGCTGGAATTTTGGGATTAACAAGCTGGAAAGGGTTTGTTGTTTATTTTCTTGTCATGGCCATTACttataattatagttatttaatttctttttcttaattGCAAAAATCATAACTAGGCTCAGTAATGTTTGGACTAAGTCAACTGTTTCTTGGGTTATAGTGTATATAGTTATAGTGAAAAGAAAATCTTTTTTTATCCAAAACAGATACCCCTTTTATCTTTTATTGTTGGCAAAAcccatttatattttaataattaatgtatatttataataaattaattaattaaaaaatatcatttattgagttcaaaataattagaataattaagactttataatattaatttattatttttcttcagTTATTAAGAGTAAAAAATGAAAGTTTAGTAGCATAGTTACTTacgatattaaaaaaatatacaatcaaaatttgaaatacaaaatacaaactttgatataattttactatttaattttactaaatataaatatcaatgaaagataaagaaaatataataatagtaataaataatattcaaaatccATCAAATAAATGTTTATCAATgacaaaaacacaaaaaattcCGCCTAGAGATAAttacaattaaaattaaatgacaTACTAAAATCTAGAAAATTAGAGTAATAAAACttttattataaatgacaactaaaataaaaaaaattaaaataaaattgtaattaataaatacaaaaaaaattacaaaatttacagCAAAAAAAACCACATCAATTTATTGTGCCACCACATTAATTGGCATCGGATAACTATTCCATTAAGCCTATTATTGaaaagttattttttgaaatttcaatAAATTAATAGGTGACATTATCACCTTAACGTCCACCACTACAAAATATTACTAATGCATTTCCATCTATAAATATACGTATTCTTACATTAGAGTCATCATCACCAAAACTAAggaatacaatatatatatactatttacATGAGTATGAGTATGAGTTCACATATGGGGTCAATGGCCAGTTCAATTGTTGCTTTTGTGCTAGTCCTTCTCCTCCCAAAATACCTAGCAAATAATAATATTGGGAGTAGTGTCCTAAATTCTGATGTTGATCTCTTGGAATTCCCTTTGAATCTTGAGTTTTTGGAAACTGAGTTCTTCTTGTATGGAGCATTGGGTTATGGTTTGGACAGAGTTGCTCCACACTTGACAAAGGGTGGCCCACCTCCCGTCGGTGCTACAAAGGCCAATTTGGACAATATCACAGCAGATATCATTACACAATTTGGGTTCCAAGAAGTTGGACACTTGAggtattattgtttttttatatatattcatatacatatataatagttAGTTTATACTGTTTTGATTCTAAATATTAAAGAGTTTTATATGCATGCAATGCAGGGCTATTCAACATACAGTAAAAGGATTCCCAAGGCCACTATTGAATTTGAGTTCATCAGTATTTGCAGGAGTAATAAAGGATGCATTTGGGAGAGAGATAACACCTCCCTTTGATCCTTACAGAAACAGCCTTAACTTTCTTATAGCATCATATTTAGTTCCCTATGTTGGACTCACTGGCTACGTTGGAACAAACCCTAACCTAAACAAACCTACTTCCAGGAGTGTAAGCTTCAAAAATTTCATTTCATTCATGTCTATTAATTACTATTTACTaccacaaaaaagaaaaacacataGCACTAACAGTTTTCTTTTCTCTATTCTTCAAAATATAtcacaaaaatcttaattatttaattattttacattaattaattgttcGTTCAGCTTTTGGCGGGTCTTTTGGGTGTGGAATCAGGCCAAGACGCTGTAATTAGAGCATTGTTGTATGAGCGTAAGGAGATGACAGTGGAGCCTTATAACATAACTGTGGCAGAGTTCACAGAACGAATTTCTGAGCTAAGGAACAGGTTGGGACGAACTGATGTGACAGACGAAGGGCTTGTGGTACCAATAGATTTAGGCGCTGAAGGAAAAGTTTCTGGAAATGTACTCTCTGCAAATCAAGACTCGCTTTCGTATGGAAGGACACCGGCGGAGATACTTAGAATTGTGTATGGAAATGGTAATGAACGTGTGCCTGGGGGTTTCTTTCCCAAGGGAGCTAATGGTCGTATTGCTAGGTCTTATCTGGTTTCTAGGTGAAACTGTTTCTCATACTACACTAATAAATAACActtgtaattttataaaatgaataaattaaataaCCTCTCTACTTTATAGATTGATGATACATAAATCAACTACTACAATGTTTTGATTGTATATGTATCTTCCAAACTTTCATTTTGAGTTGAATTACAAAGCAATATATGTTTtcattttatatgttttgttttCTTTGCGTAAAACACACAACCGTGTTCATGGGAAAAGTAAAGAGAATAGATTAATTCCTATTTATGATAATGGTGATATCACTGAGTTTTATTCACAGTATATATTTCTCTCAAAATTTAAGTTGGTATTAGAGCATTCAGGTCCTCGCCAATGTCGAATGGACAGAGTCAGATCTCTCAATTCTGACCATCATGTTGTTACAGCTACGACTCCTTTTAGTAACACTCTCAGCCATCTCTTTTAACTCAAGCTTGATCGAAACAATTTCTCTTTATGGAAGACTATGTTGTTTACCATCATTTGTGGTCATAATGGTCAAAAAGCTTGTCCGCAAGAATTCATCACAGTTGAGACAACTGATGAGAAAGGGGAAATAACCTCATAACTACTTCAAAATCTTAAATATGCAGCATAGTCTTCATATTTGCTCCTAGTGAAAGGGTATCCTTGATTGGATTTTCTAATGATGACTTGGCTTGTTGTCCCGACAATAAAAAGTCAGTTAGAGGTTATTATGTTTACTTTGGCGAGTCCTTAATTTCTTAGTCCTCTAAGAGATAATCTATCTTGCTGCTGAATTAGCTTGGTTACAGGAATTATTGACTGAAATGAAGTTTAAATTACTAAGTATTCTTGTTACCATGGTGTGATAACTTAATTAGGTGCAAGTGCATTAGCCACCAACCCTGTATACCATGCAAAGACCAAGCACATAGAACTTGATGTTCACTTTGTTCAAGACAAGGTGTTGGAGAAGAAGCTCGAAATTCAATATGTACCTTCCCATGATCAAGTTGTTAAATGTTTAACAAAGTGACTAACAACAATCAGGTTCCAATCCCTTCCCTAATCAACAAACTCAATGTTGCTGCCTTCCCATTTCATTT is a genomic window of Cannabis sativa cultivar Pink pepper isolate KNU-18-1 chromosome 9, ASM2916894v1, whole genome shotgun sequence containing:
- the LOC133031117 gene encoding ferritin-like catalase Nec2 — its product is MSMSMSSHMGSMASSIVAFVLVLLLPKYLANNNIGSSVLNSDVDLLEFPLNLEFLETEFFLYGALGYGLDRVAPHLTKGGPPPVGATKANLDNITADIITQFGFQEVGHLRAIQHTVKGFPRPLLNLSSSVFAGVIKDAFGREITPPFDPYRNSLNFLIASYLVPYVGLTGYVGTNPNLNKPTSRSLLAGLLGVESGQDAVIRALLYERKEMTVEPYNITVAEFTERISELRNRLGRTDVTDEGLVVPIDLGAEGKVSGNVLSANQDSLSYGRTPAEILRIVYGNGNERVPGGFFPKGANGRIARSYLVSR